In Candidatus Methanomethylophilus alvi Mx1201, a genomic segment contains:
- a CDS encoding ATP-binding cassette domain-containing protein, with protein MDPKNAIEIRNIVKTFKIEVEDPEKKGGILNRNPTKTIENKVLDGITLDIRKGDVLGVLGRNGSGKSTFLSMIARIMEPDSGTIECSGKVASILELGMGFHQDMSGRENIYLKGELYGFSRKEMDSKIDRIIEYSGISKYIDNPVRTYSSGMSGRLAFSIMMNVESDIMLVDEILSVGDAAFMAKAKEHFKKLARSGKTVVFVSHSINDMADMCNRAVWIEDGKIIRDGRAKDICAEYQNKMSSSPEIIADLAEAGVAESQYELAMMYRDGTNFGKSEELYKEWMKKAADQGHTLAQVEYADILLERGNEDDISEAMNLYQSAANKGNNDARMKIASFRKNTDDDDLRTEIKKIFLKMAEEGDPINQFRCADYLLKTAWTNEDRKEAFEWFLKSSEKGYPNATHQVALMQRDGVGIAKNYEEMEKNLKKASDSGFLPSIILLADTYIQGRLIPKNEKGAFEQYLKGARLGNGKCQYQIAIMYRDGIGTEIDVGESEKWFERFSYSTTIWNNIWAADWAKMQDDSDPALIEKIYLRSAYGGNTIALSNILNTAIANNEFDEKKYDNLMNSLKFLAENGNIDAARRMGNHYYDGVGVKKDYTTAIKWYEKAALLGDQWSRNRLGEMYRDGKGTSPDVEKAMEWFVKTSIFGNTTSITNILNLYSTGTLEKNIFYEKSMKFLERLATNGNIDAAKRMGNHYYDGVGVKKDYTTAIKWYEKAALLGDQWSRNRLGEMYRDGKGTSPDVEKAITWLIGSKSLNTVE; from the coding sequence ATGGACCCCAAGAACGCCATAGAGATCAGGAACATCGTGAAGACATTCAAGATCGAGGTGGAGGACCCCGAGAAGAAAGGGGGCATTCTCAACAGGAACCCTACCAAGACCATCGAGAACAAGGTCTTGGACGGGATCACGCTGGATATCAGAAAAGGCGATGTTCTGGGAGTCCTTGGAAGGAACGGAAGCGGGAAGAGCACCTTCCTTTCCATGATCGCCAGGATAATGGAGCCGGATTCCGGGACGATAGAGTGTTCCGGGAAGGTCGCATCGATCCTTGAACTCGGGATGGGTTTCCATCAGGATATGTCTGGGAGGGAGAACATATACCTCAAAGGGGAGCTGTATGGATTCAGCCGCAAGGAGATGGATTCCAAGATCGACAGGATAATTGAGTACTCTGGGATATCCAAGTACATAGACAACCCAGTCAGGACTTATTCCTCCGGAATGTCGGGAAGACTGGCGTTCTCGATCATGATGAATGTGGAATCCGACATAATGCTGGTGGACGAGATCCTCAGTGTCGGTGACGCCGCATTCATGGCCAAAGCGAAGGAACATTTCAAGAAACTTGCCAGGAGCGGGAAGACCGTGGTCTTCGTCTCCCATTCCATAAACGACATGGCCGACATGTGCAACCGTGCCGTATGGATAGAGGATGGAAAGATCATAAGGGATGGGAGGGCAAAGGACATCTGTGCGGAATACCAGAATAAGATGTCGTCGTCTCCGGAGATCATAGCGGATCTGGCGGAGGCGGGGGTAGCGGAATCGCAGTACGAATTGGCGATGATGTACCGGGACGGTACGAATTTCGGAAAAAGCGAGGAACTGTATAAGGAATGGATGAAGAAGGCGGCCGATCAGGGACACACTTTGGCACAGGTCGAATATGCAGACATCTTGTTAGAGAGAGGAAATGAAGATGACATTTCCGAAGCCATGAATCTGTACCAATCGGCTGCAAACAAGGGAAATAATGATGCCCGGATGAAAATCGCATCATTCAGGAAAAATACAGATGATGACGACCTGCGCACGGAGATTAAGAAGATCTTCCTTAAAATGGCCGAAGAAGGGGATCCGATCAACCAATTCAGATGTGCAGACTATCTTCTGAAGACTGCATGGACTAATGAAGATAGGAAGGAAGCATTTGAGTGGTTCTTGAAATCGTCCGAGAAGGGATACCCCAATGCGACGCACCAGGTGGCGCTGATGCAGAGGGATGGGGTCGGTATAGCTAAAAATTATGAAGAGATGGAAAAGAACCTGAAAAAAGCGAGCGATTCTGGATTCCTACCTTCGATCATCCTGTTGGCAGACACATACATTCAAGGAAGGCTTATTCCGAAAAATGAAAAAGGTGCTTTTGAGCAATACCTCAAAGGAGCAAGGCTCGGAAATGGAAAGTGCCAATATCAGATTGCAATAATGTATAGAGATGGTATCGGAACCGAGATTGATGTCGGTGAATCCGAAAAATGGTTTGAAAGATTCTCGTATTCCACAACAATCTGGAATAACATATGGGCCGCAGACTGGGCTAAGATGCAAGACGATTCCGATCCCGCATTGATTGAGAAGATATATCTCAGAAGTGCATATGGTGGGAATACAATAGCTTTGTCAAATATCCTGAATACTGCAATTGCCAATAATGAATTCGATGAGAAAAAATATGATAATCTGATGAATTCATTGAAATTCTTAGCAGAAAATGGAAACATAGATGCTGCAAGAAGAATGGGCAATCACTATTATGATGGTGTTGGAGTAAAAAAAGACTACACCACAGCTATAAAATGGTATGAAAAAGCAGCACTTCTCGGCGATCAATGGAGTAGAAATCGCTTAGGAGAAATGTATAGGGATGGTAAGGGAACATCGCCTGATGTAGAAAAAGCAATGGAATGGTTTGTGAAAACATCAATTTTTGGAAATACTACATCAATAACCAATATACTCAACTTATATTCAACTGGAACTTTAGAAAAAAACATATTTTATGAAAAAAGTATGAAATTTTTAGAAAGATTAGCAACAAACGGAAATATTGATGCTGCAAAAAGAATGGGCAATCACTATTATGATGGTGTTGGAGTAAAAAAAGACTACACCACAGCTATAAAATGGTATGAAAAAGCAGCACTTCTCGGCGATCAATGGAGTAGAAATCGCTTAGGAGAAATGTATAGGGATGGTAAGGGAACATCGCCTGATGTAGAAAAAGCAATAACGTGGCTAATTGGGTCCAAGTCTTTAAATACAGTCGAATAA
- a CDS encoding ABC transporter permease, which translates to MTDSDSSIVPVKRRNGLRKDLREIYESRNILRSLVSKNLFGRYRNSVLGFGWHFVMPIVMLVVYYVVFTEVRASPISDFWVYIAAGIFPFNFMVSNLTGGAGAIVGNSGMVKKMYFPREILVLAHVISNFIVMVMGYAVILIIIAVTGYPLDWVPLLLLPAILLLMALFTTGYILLFSSLTVYARDVQYILSSVSMVFFFMTPMYFLADSVSGVLGNVIWLNPFTYYIEAFHSMVYFGEIPEMKVLLMCIILPLVSMMLGLAVFRRLKRGFAERL; encoded by the coding sequence ATGACAGACAGCGACAGCAGCATCGTTCCGGTCAAAAGGAGGAACGGTCTCAGGAAGGATCTCCGCGAGATCTACGAATCGAGGAACATCCTCAGGTCCCTGGTATCCAAGAACCTGTTCGGACGCTACAGGAACTCCGTCCTGGGATTCGGCTGGCACTTCGTCATGCCCATCGTCATGCTGGTCGTCTACTATGTGGTCTTCACCGAGGTGAGGGCCTCCCCCATATCGGACTTCTGGGTATACATCGCCGCAGGAATATTCCCGTTCAACTTCATGGTGTCCAATCTGACCGGAGGGGCCGGGGCCATAGTCGGTAATTCCGGCATGGTGAAGAAGATGTACTTCCCTCGGGAGATCCTCGTCCTGGCACATGTCATAAGCAACTTCATCGTGATGGTTATGGGCTATGCGGTCATACTGATCATAATCGCGGTGACGGGATATCCCCTGGATTGGGTCCCGCTGCTGTTGCTTCCGGCCATACTGCTGCTGATGGCCCTGTTCACCACCGGATACATCCTTCTGTTCTCGTCGCTTACCGTATATGCCCGCGACGTACAGTATATATTGAGTTCCGTCAGCATGGTGTTCTTCTTCATGACCCCCATGTATTTCCTTGCGGACAGCGTATCGGGGGTGTTGGGGAACGTCATCTGGCTGAACCCGTTCACATATTACATAGAAGCATTCCACAGCATGGTATACTTCGGGGAGATCCCCGAAATGAAGGTCCTGCTGATGTGCATCATACTGCCGTTGGTCTCAATGATGTTGGGACTGGCGGTATTCCGCAGGCTCAAACGCGGATTCGCCGAAAGGTTGTGA
- a CDS encoding InlB B-repeat-containing protein — protein MAVVAVAAVGAAIVAVPGLMDPVEKGVTYDGNGGKTSDGETSVKYSNAEAVINMFSYSGHIFVCWNTARDGSGIDYKVGDPVSEGMTLYAKWAESPLSVSSYSCSTSGIDKDKVSFTINGRSLGLASQFYSPAIIVAEFGTGWIYDEEGSTFTGYIGETTVILKIGITGCTEGSVISEVYNGFPRVGFEATDDIGVSIHVTKVV, from the coding sequence GTGGCCGTAGTCGCAGTGGCGGCGGTCGGAGCCGCCATCGTCGCAGTCCCGGGCCTCATGGACCCTGTGGAGAAAGGCGTTACTTATGATGGGAACGGCGGTAAGACGTCTGATGGGGAGACCTCGGTCAAGTATTCGAATGCCGAGGCCGTCATCAACATGTTCTCCTACAGCGGTCATATATTCGTCTGCTGGAACACCGCCAGGGACGGGAGCGGTATAGATTACAAGGTCGGAGACCCCGTGTCCGAAGGAATGACCCTGTATGCCAAATGGGCGGAATCGCCTTTGAGCGTGTCGTCATACAGTTGTTCCACATCCGGTATAGATAAGGACAAAGTCTCATTCACGATCAACGGCAGAAGCCTCGGCCTAGCGAGCCAATTCTATTCCCCCGCCATCATCGTGGCCGAGTTCGGGACAGGATGGATCTATGATGAAGAGGGGTCCACGTTCACTGGATACATAGGTGAGACGACGGTCATCCTGAAGATCGGGATCACGGGATGCACGGAAGGATCCGTCATCAGCGAAGTGTACAACGGTTTCCCCCGGGTCGGATTCGAAGCGACGGACGACATAGGGGTCAGCATCCATGTGACCAAAGTCGTCTGA
- a CDS encoding class I SAM-dependent methyltransferase — protein MSALVTGLDRSAVSVTKSARYNTEAVDKGRCRVVWGDVSSMPFDRGSFDLVTAFETVYFWPDIVGSYREVLGSLREGGRFMICNETDGSGPHDDVWTRRISGMRIYSGERMESDLREAVFRSVNVYRKDGRRWICVIAHRRDRSETSGKM, from the coding sequence ATGTCCGCCTTGGTCACGGGACTGGATCGCTCCGCAGTCAGCGTGACCAAGTCCGCCAGATACAACACGGAGGCCGTGGACAAGGGGAGGTGCAGAGTCGTATGGGGCGACGTGTCCTCCATGCCGTTCGACCGCGGTTCGTTCGATCTGGTCACGGCCTTCGAGACCGTGTATTTCTGGCCGGACATCGTCGGTTCATACAGAGAGGTCCTGGGATCACTGAGGGAGGGCGGCAGATTCATGATATGCAACGAGACCGACGGCAGCGGTCCGCACGACGATGTGTGGACGAGGAGAATAAGCGGAATGAGGATCTACAGCGGGGAAAGGATGGAAAGCGACCTGCGGGAGGCCGTATTCCGGAGCGTAAACGTATACAGAAAGGACGGACGCAGATGGATCTGCGTCATAGCCCACAGACGAGACCGGTCCGAAACTTCGGGAAAGATGTGA
- a CDS encoding HAD family hydrolase, translating to MTKADMVRRCAREADADIVVMIGDCPQDLEGARQAGAGFIAAAYGYGLPPGKCKEEGIPYVLSPRDIPVEVGRTKSRILEFGFSFWHY from the coding sequence GTGACCAAGGCGGACATGGTCCGCAGATGTGCCAGAGAGGCAGATGCGGACATCGTCGTCATGATAGGCGACTGTCCTCAGGACCTGGAGGGTGCGAGACAGGCGGGAGCGGGATTCATAGCCGCCGCCTACGGGTATGGACTTCCGCCCGGAAAGTGCAAGGAGGAAGGGATACCGTACGTCCTCTCTCCTAGGGACATCCCTGTGGAAGTGGGAAGGACGAAATCCCGTATCTTGGAATTTGGATTTTCATTCTGGCACTATTGA
- a CDS encoding site-specific integrase: MEDLVINLELWMGFRSVEVFRIRVCDIHYDPEIVTQHILRRSYRIRLYHAGVKIEKISELLRHNDSHTTYKYLGINIDDMNDAMKILRDFDKRSSLVIFWLHPKGSTNALQSV, encoded by the coding sequence TTGGAGGACCTCGTCATCAATCTTGAACTATGGATGGGATTCCGTTCTGTGGAAGTGTTCAGGATAAGGGTATGCGATATCCATTACGATCCCGAGATCGTCACGCAGCATATACTGAGACGTTCCTACAGAATAAGGCTATATCATGCCGGTGTGAAGATCGAGAAGATCTCAGAGCTCCTCAGACATAATGATTCCCACACCACATACAAGTATCTCGGGATCAACATCGATGACATGAACGATGCCATGAAAATCCTGAGGGACTTCGACAAGAGGTCGTCTCTCGTAATCTTTTGGTTACATCCTAAGGGTTCGACAAACGCCTTACAATCGGTGTAA
- a CDS encoding AAA family ATPase, whose product MLIKFRVENYKSFDKEQSLSMVSGSTRDHADHVYDMKDQGILRTAVIFGSNGSGKTNLVKAMIASRGLIFGYPIPKNDYCRIDPENSKRATAFEYTVELNGTQYAYGFEVLLSSGEILTEWLYNLSNRGRHSKIFFRTKDAIETELDLQDEDSKYFEVYSMEARSAGWIPFITVMSKAPEREGSKLSAINRLMRWFTNSLRIVAAGTSLNYNINSNLSDFTGNTLPHYGTGISGIRYEDVKDRSNMIPPDLLEQMMRDIGNRSEPIGTIRSPSGIFTLTVGKSGEPILKKMMFDHNGTSFEYTEESDGTKRLAELLPLLNGNDLKDLTYVVDEIDRSLHPQMTQKFIRDFESLPKDLRRQLIVTTHESRLMDLDIVRRDEIWFVEKDTAGTSKIYSLEAFGERKDRRIDKAYLDGRYGAIPCFRSTFPDLEL is encoded by the coding sequence ATGCTGATAAAATTCAGAGTTGAGAACTACAAATCGTTCGACAAGGAACAATCCCTGTCCATGGTATCCGGAAGTACTCGCGACCACGCAGACCATGTGTATGATATGAAAGACCAGGGGATCCTCCGCACAGCGGTCATATTCGGTTCCAATGGTTCGGGGAAGACCAACCTCGTCAAAGCGATGATCGCTTCGAGAGGCCTCATATTCGGATACCCGATCCCAAAGAACGATTACTGCAGGATCGATCCGGAGAACTCCAAAAGGGCCACTGCATTCGAGTACACCGTGGAACTGAACGGGACACAGTATGCCTATGGTTTCGAAGTACTGCTGTCGTCCGGAGAGATATTGACCGAATGGCTGTACAATCTGTCGAACAGAGGCAGGCATAGCAAGATATTCTTCAGGACCAAAGACGCCATCGAAACAGAACTGGATCTACAAGACGAGGATTCGAAATATTTCGAAGTATACTCCATGGAGGCCAGATCTGCCGGATGGATTCCGTTCATCACGGTCATGTCGAAAGCTCCCGAGAGGGAGGGAAGTAAACTATCGGCCATAAACAGATTGATGAGATGGTTCACCAACTCCCTCAGGATAGTCGCAGCAGGAACATCCCTCAACTACAACATAAACAGCAACCTGTCCGATTTCACAGGGAACACCCTTCCGCATTATGGGACGGGAATATCCGGAATAAGATACGAGGATGTAAAGGACCGCAGCAACATGATACCTCCCGATCTCCTGGAACAGATGATGCGGGACATCGGGAACCGTAGCGAACCCATAGGGACCATAAGATCTCCTTCCGGGATATTCACTTTGACCGTCGGAAAATCGGGAGAGCCCATACTTAAAAAGATGATGTTCGACCACAACGGAACATCGTTCGAATACACCGAGGAATCGGATGGGACGAAAAGACTGGCGGAGCTGCTTCCCCTGCTGAATGGGAACGATCTGAAGGATCTGACATATGTCGTGGACGAGATCGACAGGAGCCTGCACCCTCAGATGACCCAGAAATTCATAAGGGATTTCGAATCGCTCCCGAAAGATCTCAGAAGACAGCTGATCGTAACCACCCACGAATCCAGGCTCATGGATCTGGATATTGTACGCAGGGACGAGATCTGGTTCGTAGAGAAAGATACGGCCGGGACATCGAAAATCTATTCCCTGGAAGCATTCGGAGAGAGAAAGGACAGACGCATCGATAAGGCATACTTGGATGGAAGATACGGTGCGATACCGTGTTTCAGAAGCACATTTCCCGATTTGGAGTTATGA
- a CDS encoding SEL1-like repeat protein, producing the protein MKAEEILATYCTGSMFILERQDVVVGILQDNGVKKKDAEKAYSIFKQNHPFGYSGDDVPPVDIDMFFRAGMRYLDAADDLVSFKKAYWTLFVAAVRGHPEALFRLGMLMGGEYEGCPFTEVRSAVKFFRKADEKGHPDAKLHLALLIADGFRPDTAEEAMSLMEAEVSAADAGEDADTLLDAIAGLRGGDAAPALEKLVSLSEKGVSEASVILDAVYREGYRTEKDPGLADRYWRSVSF; encoded by the coding sequence ATGAAGGCCGAAGAGATCCTCGCCACATATTGTACCGGAAGCATGTTCATACTCGAGAGACAGGATGTGGTCGTAGGGATACTCCAAGACAACGGTGTCAAGAAGAAGGATGCCGAGAAGGCGTATTCCATATTCAAGCAGAACCATCCGTTCGGATATTCGGGCGACGACGTCCCTCCCGTGGATATAGACATGTTCTTCCGTGCGGGGATGAGATACCTCGATGCCGCCGACGACCTCGTATCGTTCAAGAAGGCCTATTGGACGCTGTTCGTGGCCGCCGTGAGGGGACATCCCGAGGCTCTTTTCCGCCTCGGCATGCTCATGGGCGGGGAGTACGAGGGATGTCCGTTCACGGAGGTCAGGTCGGCCGTCAAGTTCTTCCGTAAGGCCGACGAGAAGGGACACCCCGATGCAAAACTCCATCTGGCACTTCTGATAGCGGACGGATTCCGTCCCGATACGGCCGAGGAGGCCATGTCCCTCATGGAGGCGGAGGTATCCGCAGCTGACGCCGGGGAGGATGCGGACACCCTCTTGGATGCCATAGCCGGTCTGAGGGGAGGGGATGCGGCACCCGCTCTGGAGAAGCTCGTATCCCTCTCGGAGAAAGGCGTCTCCGAGGCCTCGGTGATATTGGATGCGGTCTACCGCGAAGGATACAGGACGGAGAAGGATCCGGGACTGGCGGACCGTTATTGGAGGTCGGTATCCTTCTGA
- a CDS encoding aldose epimerase family protein, which translates to MRTSFGKTSEGAEVEMVFLEKGDLSCGILTYGGVLQNLYVPDSSGFDVDVVLGYENVIDYETRSGRMGAIIGRFANRIAEGRFELDGKTYELSRNRGPDHIHGGNKGFDKRIWNIEGSSESSVTLSLQSADGEEGYPGNMDVRVKYTLGDSGLTMDYLAHSDRDTVCNLTNHSYFNLNGHGNGTVEDHHVMINSDRHTVFGGRSLPTGEIASVEGTPLDLREPRAIGTRMRRYGGFDNNYLLDDIMAAKVKGPKTGIEMDVVTDCPAIQFYTANGLKEMEGKDGARYGKWSGLCLETQYCPDSPNHPEFPSAVLRKGDEYRHRTSYIFNLE; encoded by the coding sequence GTGAGAACGTCATTCGGAAAGACTTCGGAAGGGGCGGAGGTGGAGATGGTCTTCCTGGAGAAGGGGGACCTGAGCTGCGGGATCCTCACCTACGGAGGTGTCCTCCAGAACCTCTACGTCCCGGATTCGTCCGGGTTCGACGTGGATGTCGTCCTCGGTTACGAGAACGTCATCGACTACGAGACCCGCTCCGGCCGCATGGGGGCCATCATAGGGAGGTTCGCCAACAGGATAGCCGAGGGGAGGTTCGAACTGGACGGAAAGACCTACGAACTCTCCCGGAACAGAGGCCCGGACCATATCCACGGAGGGAACAAGGGATTCGATAAGAGGATCTGGAACATAGAAGGGTCGTCGGAAAGCTCCGTCACCCTGTCCCTCCAGAGCGCCGACGGGGAGGAGGGGTATCCGGGCAACATGGATGTCAGGGTGAAATACACCCTGGGCGACTCGGGCCTGACCATGGACTATCTGGCACATTCCGACAGGGATACCGTCTGCAACCTCACCAACCACTCATACTTCAACCTGAACGGGCACGGGAACGGTACGGTGGAGGACCACCACGTCATGATCAACTCCGACCGTCACACGGTGTTCGGAGGGAGGTCCCTGCCCACGGGGGAGATCGCATCCGTCGAAGGGACTCCCCTGGACCTCAGGGAGCCGAGGGCCATCGGGACCAGGATGAGAAGGTACGGCGGGTTCGACAACAACTACCTGTTGGACGACATCATGGCGGCCAAGGTGAAGGGACCCAAGACCGGCATCGAGATGGACGTGGTCACGGACTGTCCCGCCATACAGTTCTACACGGCCAACGGACTTAAGGAGATGGAAGGAAAGGACGGCGCGAGATACGGGAAATGGAGCGGACTGTGTCTGGAGACACAATACTGTCCCGATTCCCCCAACCACCCGGAATTCCCGTCGGCGGTCCTCAGAAAAGGTGACGAATACCGTCACCGTACGTCCTACATATTCAACTTGGAATGA
- a CDS encoding suppressor of fused domain protein, whose product MNAKEMEKLTDHFERCFGQKAATVMRNKAETELPIDILVFAPTGRYPFWKLCTRGASDYRMPKREGVRYGETATLQNEYMMFLDPTVRIEEGSDDWLWYWQILTETAMFPFSNRMGVIATDIIDLGREQDTMQGVILLFPEVIEDTSILQCRMGLGRNVTCLQVMPVTKRELERRIDGTDADDDWLYSQFYHHDPMRPDRFIAQRERD is encoded by the coding sequence ATGAATGCGAAGGAAATGGAGAAGCTTACCGACCACTTCGAGAGGTGCTTCGGTCAGAAGGCCGCCACGGTCATGCGCAACAAGGCAGAGACCGAGCTGCCCATAGACATCCTAGTGTTCGCACCTACGGGAAGGTATCCGTTCTGGAAGCTCTGCACCAGAGGTGCGAGCGACTACAGGATGCCCAAGAGGGAGGGCGTAAGATACGGGGAGACCGCCACCCTGCAAAACGAGTACATGATGTTCCTCGACCCCACTGTGAGGATCGAGGAGGGGTCCGACGACTGGCTATGGTATTGGCAGATATTGACCGAGACCGCCATGTTCCCTTTCTCCAACAGGATGGGCGTCATAGCCACGGACATCATCGATCTGGGCAGGGAGCAGGACACCATGCAAGGCGTCATACTGCTATTCCCCGAGGTCATAGAGGATACGTCCATCCTCCAGTGCAGGATGGGTCTCGGCAGGAACGTCACCTGCCTTCAGGTCATGCCCGTGACCAAGAGGGAGCTCGAGAGGCGCATCGACGGCACCGATGCCGACGACGACTGGCTCTACAGCCAGTTCTACCATCATGACCCCATGAGGCCCGACAGGTTCATAGCGCAGAGGGAGAGGGACTGA
- a CDS encoding AAA family ATPase: MKGEGRLLAIPSGVDDFREIREGGYYFVDKSELVSDIVNDKSKVFLFTRPRRFGKSLNLSMIDAFFNLEYKGNKWFDGLKVNSHPEVEKHRNAYPVIILNMKDLFVSRRDMFLPMFKGMLSRTFRPFEYLKTSDKVSESLRDLYLGKDPVYFEDARALDSIPALCQMLEQHHGVKPIVLIDEYDNPINNAFNKDTYDYVVGFIREFYSLVLKSNPHMSFAVVTGVMQIAKESIFSGLNNLRVDNVFSKKFDERYGFTEPEVKDLCSYYGHPEKFEEAKEWYNGYRFGNADIYNPWSLLTYIYNDFEPGTYWADTSGNDILDVLLENADKDTNSVLVALGNGQAVVKGINPTVAMEDVGKKPTATYSIMAVAGYLNAVPKGDNDYRLSIPNREMYKVFYDKVIDSVWRFDKDLFKPLFDSMENADVPKMEESLFMLFSKNFPDILLKDEADYRLVLATIALGRGGRYDVGIEREAGNGRADIIMRRNDPRYPNIVVELKKSRSKTDIFNTMEKEARKALTQIKTKEYYLGMKGKTYLYGVCFQNKKAKVLFEEMDL, from the coding sequence ATGAAGGGGGAAGGCAGGTTGTTGGCGATCCCCAGCGGTGTGGACGATTTCAGGGAGATCCGCGAAGGGGGATATTATTTCGTAGACAAGTCCGAACTGGTCTCGGATATCGTCAACGACAAGTCCAAGGTCTTCCTCTTCACAAGACCCAGACGTTTCGGGAAGTCCCTCAACCTCTCCATGATCGACGCCTTCTTCAATCTGGAGTACAAGGGCAATAAGTGGTTCGACGGGCTGAAGGTCAACTCCCATCCGGAGGTGGAGAAGCACAGGAATGCATATCCTGTGATTATCCTCAATATGAAGGACCTGTTCGTGAGCAGGCGTGACATGTTCCTCCCGATGTTCAAAGGGATGCTGTCCAGGACGTTCCGTCCGTTCGAATACCTCAAGACGTCGGACAAGGTGTCCGAATCCCTCCGCGACCTGTATCTCGGGAAGGATCCGGTGTATTTCGAGGATGCGAGGGCCCTGGATTCCATACCTGCATTGTGCCAGATGCTGGAACAGCACCACGGGGTGAAACCGATAGTCCTCATCGACGAGTACGACAATCCCATCAACAACGCGTTCAACAAGGACACCTATGACTATGTCGTAGGTTTCATTCGCGAGTTCTACTCGCTTGTACTCAAAAGTAACCCGCACATGAGCTTCGCCGTCGTAACGGGTGTGATGCAGATAGCCAAGGAGAGCATATTCTCCGGTCTCAACAATCTCAGGGTCGACAACGTCTTCTCCAAGAAATTCGACGAGAGGTACGGGTTCACCGAACCGGAGGTCAAGGACCTATGTTCATATTACGGTCATCCGGAGAAGTTCGAGGAGGCCAAGGAGTGGTACAACGGATACAGGTTCGGGAACGCCGACATATACAATCCTTGGAGCCTGCTCACCTACATATACAACGATTTCGAGCCCGGCACCTACTGGGCCGACACCAGCGGGAACGACATCCTGGACGTGTTGCTGGAGAATGCCGACAAAGATACCAACTCGGTGTTGGTGGCCCTCGGCAACGGACAGGCGGTCGTCAAAGGGATAAACCCTACCGTTGCAATGGAGGACGTAGGGAAAAAACCGACCGCCACATACTCGATCATGGCCGTGGCCGGGTACCTCAACGCCGTCCCCAAGGGGGACAACGATTACCGCCTGTCCATCCCCAACCGCGAGATGTACAAGGTGTTCTACGACAAGGTGATCGATTCGGTGTGGAGGTTCGACAAAGACCTGTTCAAGCCTCTCTTCGACTCCATGGAGAATGCGGACGTCCCGAAGATGGAGGAGAGCCTGTTCATGCTGTTCTCGAAGAACTTCCCCGACATCCTGCTGAAGGACGAGGCCGACTACCGGCTTGTTCTGGCGACCATCGCCCTGGGGAGGGGAGGCAGATACGACGTGGGCATCGAGAGGGAGGCCGGCAACGGCAGGGCCGACATTATAATGCGCCGCAACGATCCGAGATATCCGAACATCGTCGTCGAACTCAAGAAGAGCAGGTCCAAGACGGACATCTTCAACACCATGGAGAAGGAGGCGAGGAAGGCCCTGACGCAGATCAAGACCAAGGAGTACTATCTCGGGATGAAGGGGAAGACGTACCTCTACGGGGTGTGTTTCCAGAACAAGAAGGCGAAGGTTCTGTTCGAAGAGATGGACCTCTGA